TTAAGtacatatattttatattatagCGCGGATAGTATGCTAGTTCGTCGAAAAGAAAGGTACACTAACGGCCTTATGTCAAATGGAGTCAGTCAAATAAATTTCATCGCACAATACATTAATAACAAGCCAGCTTTTACTTTCTGATTTATGTCTTGTTGGTTTTCTTTGTCGCTTAGAATGACACAAAATACAAGCATTCCAGTCAATTATCCGATGATGCCTCCGATGGATGATTTAAATAAATACGCACATTTATTGCAAGTCATTGAAGAAATGGGACGAGATATTAAACCAACCTACGCCAATAACAAAAATGCCGCAGAAAGACTAAAAAAGAATATTCACACTGCTAGGATTTTAGTCAGAGAATGTGTTTCAGAACTTGAACGTGTTATGAAAGCATagtattttttcttttatcctttattcattgtattcttaaataaacaaaacaaactctCGTCTTTTGCTTTTCAACTCATAATGTGCATTGTGAGTTCGTTCCACAATATGTTTTCCGCGTAGATCAGTTTCTTTCAACGTTAAAATGACTTCGGGATATCTATAAGTCTTCTGTACTCGTTTCGTTGTCATATACAAGTGGACTGAGAATGTGGGTATAGACTTATCAACTTCTTGTTGCTAATGTTTACTTAGCTTAACTTCGTACGGTTAACTGAATTAAACACCTTAAGGATTACGCTTGCATTCAGTGTCATAACAAATAAGCTGTAACACAAAGTTGTATTGCATG
The sequence above is drawn from the Schistosoma mansoni strain Puerto Rico chromosome 3, complete genome genome and encodes:
- a CDS encoding deleted in oral cancer 1/cdk2-associated protein-like — translated: MNEDTGIFLISGIAHEKWELMLSTYILYYSADSMLVRRKERMTQNTSIPVNYPMMPPMDDLNKYAHLLQVIEEMGRDIKPTYANNKNAAERLKKNIHTARILVRECVSELERVMKA